A genomic segment from Bradyrhizobium sp. CB1015 encodes:
- the nifK gene encoding nitrogenase molybdenum-iron protein subunit beta, which produces MAQSAEHVIDHVELFRGPEYQQMLAKKKIFENPRDPAEVERIKEWTKTAEYREKNFAREALAVNPAKACQPLGAVFASVGFERTLPFVHGSQGCVAYYRSHLSRHFKEPSSCVSSSMTEDAAVFGGLNNMTDGLANSYNMYKPKMIAVSTTCMAEVIGDDLNAFIKTSKEKGSVPADFDVPFAHTPAFVGSHVTGYDNALKGILEHFWDGKAGTAPKLERKPNGAINIIGGFDGYTVGNLREIKRILELMGIQHTVLADNSEVFDTPTDGEFRMYDGGTTLEDAANAIHAKATISMQQWCTEKTLAFVAEHGQDVVSFNYPVGLSATDDFIVALSRLSGKEIPEQLARERGRLVDAIADSSAHVHGKKFAIYGDPDLCYGLAAFLLELGAEPTHVLSTNGNKAWQEKMQALLASSPFGQGCQAYPGRDLWHMRSLLFTEPVDFLIGNTYGKYLERDTGTPLIRIGFPIFDRHHHHRSPLWGYQGGLNVLVKILDKIFDEIDKNTNVLGKTDYSFDIIR; this is translated from the coding sequence ATGGCGCAGAGTGCCGAGCACGTGATCGATCATGTCGAACTGTTCCGCGGTCCAGAATACCAGCAGATGCTGGCCAAGAAGAAGATATTCGAGAACCCTCGCGATCCCGCCGAGGTCGAACGTATCAAGGAATGGACGAAAACCGCCGAATATCGCGAAAAAAACTTCGCGCGGGAGGCGCTAGCGGTAAATCCGGCCAAGGCGTGCCAGCCGCTTGGCGCCGTATTCGCCTCTGTTGGCTTTGAGCGCACGTTGCCCTTCGTCCACGGCTCGCAAGGCTGTGTGGCCTATTACCGCAGTCATTTGTCGCGGCACTTCAAGGAGCCTAGCTCCTGTGTCTCTTCGTCAATGACGGAAGACGCTGCCGTATTCGGCGGTCTGAACAACATGACCGACGGGCTGGCGAACAGCTACAACATGTACAAGCCCAAGATGATTGCGGTTTCCACAACCTGCATGGCCGAGGTGATCGGCGATGACCTCAACGCCTTCATCAAGACTTCGAAAGAAAAAGGCTCGGTTCCGGCGGATTTCGACGTGCCGTTCGCCCACACGCCGGCGTTCGTCGGCAGCCACGTCACCGGCTATGACAATGCGCTCAAGGGCATTCTGGAGCATTTTTGGGACGGCAAGGCCGGAACAGCGCCGAAGCTTGAGCGCAAACCGAATGGGGCGATCAACATCATTGGCGGATTCGATGGCTATACCGTTGGGAACCTTCGCGAGATCAAGCGCATCTTGGAATTGATGGGCATCCAGCATACGGTTCTCGCCGACAATTCTGAAGTGTTCGATACTCCGACCGACGGCGAATTCCGGATGTATGATGGTGGTACGACGCTGGAGGATGCGGCGAACGCGATTCATGCCAAGGCGACTATCTCCATGCAACAGTGGTGCACGGAAAAGACGCTGGCATTCGTGGCGGAGCATGGCCAGGACGTCGTATCCTTCAACTACCCGGTGGGCTTATCTGCAACGGATGACTTCATCGTCGCGCTGTCACGCCTCAGCGGCAAGGAGATTCCCGAGCAACTTGCGCGAGAACGTGGCCGCCTGGTGGACGCCATCGCCGACTCCAGCGCGCATGTTCATGGCAAGAAGTTCGCGATCTATGGCGATCCGGATCTTTGCTATGGGTTGGCTGCGTTTCTGCTCGAACTTGGCGCCGAACCGACCCATGTGCTGTCTACCAACGGCAACAAGGCATGGCAGGAAAAAATGCAGGCGCTGCTTGCAAGCTCGCCATTTGGACAGGGCTGCCAAGCCTATCCCGGCCGAGACCTCTGGCACATGCGCTCACTTCTGTTTACTGAGCCCGTCGATTTTCTGATTGGCAACACCTACGGGAAGTACCTGGAGCGTGATACCGGAACGCCACTGATCCGCATCGGCTTTCCGATTTTTGATCGGCATCACCATCACCGCTCCCCCCTATGGGGCTATCAGGGCGGCCTGAATGTGCTGGTGAAGATCCTGGACAAGATCTTCGACGAGATCGACAAAAACACCAACGTTCTTGGCAAAACGGACTACAGCTTCGACATCATTCGCTGA
- a CDS encoding Rieske 2Fe-2S domain-containing protein → MQPNSIYTICGFNDIPSRQAMGFHLMVVDDNGNHRPWSIIVVRWGKKVLGYVNQCPHNSVNLDWERNQFLDPYGIRLMCGKHGSTFELGTGRCVEGPCEGRTLTPIALAVLDGDICVLGVRLVEDDASPDN, encoded by the coding sequence ATGCAGCCAAATTCCATCTATACGATTTGCGGCTTTAACGACATTCCAAGCCGCCAAGCCATGGGATTCCATCTTATGGTCGTCGATGATAATGGCAATCACCGACCGTGGTCCATCATTGTGGTGCGCTGGGGCAAAAAGGTACTTGGCTATGTCAATCAATGCCCTCACAACAGCGTCAATTTGGACTGGGAGCGGAACCAATTCCTGGACCCATACGGTATCCGACTGATGTGCGGCAAGCACGGTTCGACCTTCGAACTCGGCACCGGCCGGTGTGTCGAAGGTCCATGTGAGGGTAGAACGCTCACGCCGATCGCGTTGGCAGTTCTGGATGGTGATATCTGTGTCCTCGGCGTGCGTCTTGTCGAAGACGATGCATCGCCAGACAACTGA
- a CDS encoding cupin domain-containing protein: MDGRGDSNGPKDASTIEADDAVDQRLGETVRLLRQRAGLSIQDVANKTGLSTGMISQLERARAMPSIRTLRLLGIALDVPISYFFESSDPADGQRYIVRKTNRRLLRLTASGVVKEALTPEGKGQLELYELTLNPGASSGTDFLQHTGEKAGYILSGGLRLWLDNQAHVLEAGDSFRFPSVVPHMFDNPTQQVARVIWVTTLRQTDSPAV, translated from the coding sequence ATGGATGGTCGCGGCGATAGCAACGGCCCCAAGGACGCTTCCACGATCGAAGCTGACGATGCGGTCGACCAGCGCCTGGGTGAAACCGTGCGGCTGCTGCGGCAGCGCGCCGGCCTTTCGATCCAGGACGTCGCCAACAAGACCGGCCTGTCGACCGGCATGATCAGCCAGCTCGAACGCGCACGCGCGATGCCCTCGATCCGCACCCTGCGCCTGCTCGGCATCGCGCTCGATGTCCCCATCTCCTATTTCTTCGAAAGCAGCGATCCCGCCGACGGGCAGCGCTACATCGTGCGCAAGACCAACCGGCGGCTGCTGCGGCTCACCGCCAGCGGCGTCGTCAAGGAAGCGTTGACCCCGGAAGGCAAGGGCCAGCTCGAGCTCTACGAGCTCACGCTCAATCCCGGCGCCTCCTCCGGCACCGACTTCCTGCAGCACACCGGCGAAAAGGCGGGCTACATCCTCTCGGGCGGCCTGCGGCTGTGGCTCGACAACCAGGCCCATGTGCTGGAAGCCGGCGACAGCTTTCGTTTTCCGAGCGTCGTGCCGCACATGTTCGACAACCCGACCCAGCAGGTGGCGCGCGTGATCTGGGTGACGACGCTGCGCCAGACCGATTCGCCTGCGGTTTGA
- the nifX gene encoding nitrogen fixation protein NifX: MKVAFATQDLRRVDAHFGWAKNIAIYDVAPGGHVFVKAIEFDGDLKEDGSDDKLAPKIEAIKDCAILYVAAIGGAAAARVVANKIHPIKVSKPENILVLLEKLERVLKGTPPPWLRKVMAKDQGRTFEFDE, from the coding sequence ATGAAAGTTGCGTTTGCCACTCAGGACCTGAGACGCGTCGATGCTCATTTTGGTTGGGCAAAGAATATCGCAATCTACGATGTCGCTCCTGGCGGGCACGTGTTTGTTAAAGCGATCGAGTTTGATGGCGATCTTAAGGAAGACGGCAGCGATGATAAGTTGGCGCCAAAGATCGAGGCTATCAAGGATTGCGCAATCCTTTACGTCGCTGCCATTGGTGGTGCAGCGGCTGCGCGAGTGGTGGCCAACAAAATCCATCCTATCAAGGTGAGCAAACCGGAAAACATTCTAGTGCTCCTAGAAAAACTCGAGCGGGTGCTGAAGGGCACACCACCTCCCTGGCTGCGCAAGGTCATGGCAAAGGACCAGGGGAGAACGTTCGAGTTTGATGAATGA
- a CDS encoding IS256 family transposase produces the protein MGQVIQIDEARIRDHLGEMVRGTVEETLNAMLEAEADQLCGAGRYERSPARQDTRAGSYERTLQTKAGDVNLKVPKLRRQTFETAIIERYRRRESSVEEALIEMYLAGISVRRVEDITEALWGTRVSPSTVSNLNKKIYTKIEAWRNRRIEGEHPYLYLDGIVMKRSWAGEVRNVSLLVASAVNAEGFREILGICEGAKEDKSGWSSFLRHLVDRGLKGVQLVVSDACRGLVESVADYLPEARYQRCMVHFYRNVFSHVPSTRVREVSHMLKAIHAQESRAAADEKARTVIADLRASRMAKAADLVEQAVHETLAYYAFPDIHWRKIRTNNPLERIMKEIRRRTRVVGAFPDGQSCLNLAAARLRHIAGTAWSTKCYMNMRPLYQPQLSETGAVA, from the coding sequence ATGGGTCAGGTGATCCAAATTGATGAGGCCCGGATTCGAGATCACCTGGGCGAGATGGTCCGCGGGACAGTGGAAGAGACACTGAACGCGATGCTGGAGGCCGAAGCGGACCAGCTGTGCGGTGCTGGGCGGTATGAGCGCAGCCCGGCGCGGCAGGACACGCGGGCAGGCAGCTACGAGCGAACGCTGCAGACCAAGGCGGGCGACGTCAATCTGAAGGTTCCGAAGCTACGGCGGCAAACCTTCGAGACGGCGATTATCGAGCGCTACCGGAGGCGGGAGAGCTCGGTTGAGGAGGCGCTGATCGAGATGTATCTGGCCGGGATTTCGGTTCGGCGGGTCGAAGACATCACGGAGGCGCTGTGGGGCACCCGGGTCAGCCCGAGCACAGTGTCGAACCTGAACAAGAAGATCTATACCAAGATCGAGGCGTGGCGGAATCGCAGGATCGAAGGCGAGCATCCGTATCTCTACCTCGACGGCATCGTGATGAAGCGCAGCTGGGCTGGTGAGGTTCGCAACGTGTCGCTGCTGGTGGCCTCGGCGGTCAATGCTGAGGGGTTCCGGGAGATCCTCGGCATCTGTGAAGGCGCCAAGGAGGACAAATCCGGCTGGTCCTCGTTTCTGCGGCATCTCGTCGATCGCGGTCTCAAGGGCGTGCAGCTGGTGGTTTCCGACGCGTGCCGAGGTCTTGTCGAAAGCGTTGCGGATTATCTGCCGGAGGCACGCTATCAACGCTGCATGGTGCATTTTTATCGCAATGTCTTCAGCCACGTGCCGTCGACCCGGGTCCGCGAGGTGAGCCACATGCTCAAGGCCATTCATGCCCAGGAGAGCCGCGCCGCGGCCGACGAGAAAGCCAGGACCGTCATCGCGGATCTGCGGGCCAGCCGTATGGCCAAAGCTGCTGATCTCGTCGAGCAGGCGGTTCACGAGACGCTCGCCTACTATGCCTTTCCGGACATCCATTGGCGGAAGATTCGAACGAACAATCCGCTCGAGCGCATCATGAAGGAGATCCGGCGACGAACCCGTGTCGTCGGCGCCTTCCCCGACGGTCAATCCTGTCTCAACTTAGCGGCGGCCCGGCTGCGGCACATTGCCGGAACGGCGTGGTCGACCAAATGCTACATGAACATGCGACCGCTCTATCAGCCACAACTCTCTGAAACCGGAGCCGTCGCCTGA
- the nifD gene encoding nitrogenase molybdenum-iron protein alpha chain: MSLATTQSIAEIRARNKELIEEVLKVYPEKTAKRRAKHLNVHQAGKSDCGVKSNIKSIPGVMTIRGCAYAGSKGVVWGPIKDMVHISHGPVGCGQYSWGSRRNYYVGTTGIDSFVTLQFTSDFQEKDIVFGGDKKLVKILDEIQELFPLNNGITIQSECPIGLIGDDIEAVSRAKSKEYGGKTIVPVRCEGFRGVSQSLGHHIANDAVRDWIFGHLEGDGKPKFEPTPYDVAIIGDYNIGGDAWSSRILLEEMGLRVIAQWSGDGSLAELEATPKAKLNILHCYRSMNYISRHMEEKFGIPWCEYNFFGPLKIAESLRKIAGYFDDKIKEGAERVIEKYQPLVNAVIAKYRPRLEGKTVMLYVGGLRPRHVIGAYEDLGMEVIGTGYEFGHNDDYQRTAQHYVKDSTLIYDDVNGYEFERFVEKLQPDLVGSGIKEKYVFQKMGVPFRQMHSWDYSGPYHGYDGFAIFARDMDMAINSPIWKKTKAPWKEASRAKLQAAE, translated from the coding sequence ATGAGCCTCGCCACGACCCAGAGCATCGCAGAAATCAGGGCTCGCAACAAAGAGCTGATCGAGGAGGTGCTGAAGGTCTATCCGGAGAAAACCGCGAAACGGCGTGCCAAGCACCTCAATGTTCACCAGGCCGGAAAGTCAGACTGCGGCGTGAAGTCCAACATCAAATCCATACCTGGCGTGATGACGATCAGAGGCTGCGCCTATGCAGGCTCAAAGGGGGTGGTCTGGGGACCAATCAAGGACATGGTTCATATCAGCCATGGCCCCGTCGGCTGCGGTCAGTATTCGTGGGGTTCGCGTCGCAACTATTACGTTGGCACCACAGGTATCGATAGCTTCGTGACCCTGCAGTTCACCTCCGACTTCCAGGAAAAGGACATCGTATTCGGCGGCGACAAAAAACTGGTCAAAATTCTTGATGAAATCCAAGAGCTGTTTCCACTCAACAACGGCATCACGATCCAATCGGAATGCCCGATCGGATTGATCGGTGACGATATCGAAGCCGTCTCACGAGCGAAATCCAAGGAATATGGCGGCAAGACCATCGTGCCGGTCCGTTGTGAGGGCTTCCGGGGCGTGTCGCAGTCACTGGGCCATCACATTGCGAACGATGCGGTGCGAGATTGGATTTTCGGGCATCTCGAGGGCGATGGCAAACCCAAGTTCGAGCCGACGCCGTACGATGTTGCGATTATCGGAGACTACAATATCGGGGGCGACGCCTGGTCATCACGAATTCTGCTGGAGGAGATGGGCCTGCGGGTAATCGCGCAGTGGTCCGGCGATGGCTCACTGGCTGAGCTCGAAGCAACGCCGAAGGCAAAGCTCAACATTCTGCATTGCTACCGTTCGATGAACTATATCTCACGCCACATGGAAGAGAAGTTCGGTATCCCGTGGTGCGAGTACAATTTCTTCGGACCATTAAAGATCGCAGAGTCCTTGCGCAAGATTGCGGGTTATTTCGACGACAAGATCAAGGAAGGGGCCGAGCGGGTAATCGAGAAGTATCAGCCGCTCGTGAACGCGGTGATCGCAAAATATCGGCCTCGCTTGGAGGGCAAGACGGTGATGCTGTACGTCGGCGGGCTCCGTCCGCGTCATGTGATTGGCGCATATGAGGACCTGGGGATGGAAGTCATTGGCACCGGATACGAGTTCGGTCACAACGATGACTATCAGCGGACAGCTCAGCACTACGTGAAGGACAGCACGCTTATCTACGATGACGTCAATGGCTACGAGTTCGAGCGCTTCGTCGAAAAGCTCCAGCCTGACCTTGTCGGGTCAGGTATCAAGGAAAAGTACGTTTTTCAAAAGATGGGTGTGCCGTTCCGGCAGATGCACTCTTGGGACTATTCGGGTCCATATCACGGCTATGACGGATTCGCGATCTTTGCGCGCGACATGGACATGGCTATCAACTCGCCGATTTGGAAGAAAACGAAGGCCCCCTGGAAGGAAGCTTCGAGGGCCAAGCTCCAGGCTGCGGAATAA
- the nifN gene encoding nitrogenase iron-molybdenum cofactor biosynthesis protein NifN, which yields MAIVTTPTKACAVNPLKMSQPIGGAFAFMGLGGAMPLLHGSQGCTSFGLTLFVRHFKEAVPLQTTAMSEVTTVLGGYENLEQAILNIYKRAKPKIIGICSTGVTETNGDDVDAYLKLIRSKHPQLAKLPLVYVSTPDFKGAFQDGWEKAVARIVEVLVDGPNASRLRDPSRVNVLPGCHLTPGDLDELRVILEDFGLSPSFLPDLAGSLDGHIPDEFTPTTVGGIDVGEIANMGRAGWTIAIGAQMRRAAEVMQAKTGVPFRVFERLCGLCPNDEFMTFLSEISGRPIPLKYRRQRSQLADAMLDAHFHIGGRKLAIGAEPDLLLDLSGMLSDMGTQVTVAVTTTQSEVIERIKTNEVIIGDLADLEDLAKERHCDLLITHSHGRQAAARLKVPFYRAGFPIFDRLGAGHQLSVGYRGTRNVIFEIANLVIAHRDENDQPTPDKWRTGRVLPRCAGHRSSTVATERSVA from the coding sequence ATGGCCATCGTCACGACGCCGACAAAAGCCTGCGCTGTCAACCCGCTGAAGATGAGCCAGCCGATCGGCGGCGCATTCGCCTTCATGGGGCTGGGCGGGGCGATGCCGCTTCTGCACGGCTCCCAGGGGTGCACATCCTTCGGGCTCACGCTCTTTGTCCGGCATTTCAAAGAGGCTGTACCGCTGCAGACCACCGCGATGAGTGAGGTCACGACTGTACTGGGTGGTTATGAGAATCTCGAGCAGGCGATACTGAACATCTACAAGCGAGCTAAGCCAAAGATCATCGGAATCTGCTCGACTGGCGTCACCGAGACCAACGGCGACGATGTGGATGCCTACCTCAAGCTGATCCGGAGCAAGCATCCGCAACTCGCAAAGTTGCCGCTCGTTTACGTCTCGACACCTGATTTCAAGGGTGCGTTCCAGGACGGCTGGGAGAAGGCTGTCGCGCGCATTGTGGAGGTGCTGGTGGATGGGCCAAATGCCAGTCGCCTGAGGGATCCATCGAGGGTGAATGTTCTGCCGGGATGTCACCTCACGCCCGGCGATCTTGATGAACTCCGTGTCATACTGGAGGATTTCGGGTTGTCTCCGTCCTTCCTCCCTGACCTGGCGGGATCGCTCGATGGGCATATCCCCGATGAGTTTACGCCAACGACCGTCGGCGGCATCGACGTCGGCGAAATTGCGAATATGGGCCGCGCCGGGTGGACGATTGCAATCGGCGCGCAGATGCGGCGAGCTGCAGAGGTCATGCAGGCAAAGACCGGCGTGCCTTTTCGTGTCTTCGAGCGGCTGTGTGGCCTTTGTCCGAATGATGAGTTCATGACGTTTTTGAGCGAGATCAGCGGCCGCCCGATACCCTTGAAATATCGACGCCAGCGCAGTCAGCTCGCAGATGCTATGCTGGATGCGCACTTCCATATTGGCGGTCGCAAACTTGCAATCGGTGCCGAGCCAGATCTTCTGCTCGATTTGTCCGGCATGCTGAGCGACATGGGCACGCAGGTGACCGTTGCCGTGACGACGACTCAGTCGGAGGTGATCGAGCGGATCAAGACCAATGAAGTGATCATTGGCGATCTCGCAGATCTGGAAGACCTTGCCAAAGAGAGGCATTGTGACCTGCTGATCACGCATTCGCATGGAAGGCAAGCGGCGGCGCGGCTGAAGGTGCCGTTCTATCGCGCAGGTTTTCCGATATTCGATCGACTTGGCGCGGGACACCAGCTATCGGTAGGCTACCGTGGTACGCGGAATGTGATCTTCGAAATCGCGAATCTCGTGATTGCGCATCGCGACGAGAACGATCAGCCTACGCCCGATAAGTGGCGGACTGGGCGCGTACTGCCACGATGCGCGGGCCATCGCAGCTCCACCGTCGCGACTGAGAGGTCGGTTGCATGA
- the fdxB gene encoding ferredoxin III, nif-specific produces MSFQTRDGRDWTPQYLITIDAKKCIGCGRCFKVCGRDVMTLKGINEEGELIELDNDDDEEIEKKIMVLDDQGACIGCGACARVCPADCQTHVSAAAETA; encoded by the coding sequence ATGTCGTTTCAAACACGAGACGGACGCGACTGGACGCCACAATACTTGATCACGATCGATGCAAAGAAATGCATCGGCTGTGGCCGCTGTTTCAAGGTGTGCGGTCGAGATGTCATGACCTTGAAAGGAATCAACGAGGAAGGCGAACTTATCGAGCTCGACAATGACGACGACGAGGAGATCGAGAAGAAGATCATGGTCCTGGACGATCAGGGTGCCTGCATCGGCTGCGGTGCGTGCGCCAGGGTTTGCCCGGCCGACTGCCAGACCCACGTTTCAGCTGCAGCCGAAACTGCATGA
- a CDS encoding NifX-associated nitrogen fixation protein translates to MTEKIEQQASPVDAPFLIDLVKIWRAQDTNGAWEGKSDRDLLEPYILNMEKRRALPIIGDPDAKTLWRLELFFNAVALSVERETGVMIQPILKLHHEGFGRIVLIAGRLVAVNKQLRDVHRFGFDSFVKLAQEGDKYVTDGVDLIRKFPDVANY, encoded by the coding sequence ATGACCGAAAAAATAGAGCAGCAGGCCAGCCCGGTCGACGCGCCATTCCTCATCGATTTGGTCAAGATTTGGCGTGCTCAGGATACTAACGGAGCCTGGGAAGGGAAGAGCGATCGTGATCTGCTCGAACCCTATATCCTGAACATGGAGAAGCGGCGCGCATTGCCGATTATTGGTGATCCCGATGCCAAGACACTGTGGCGGCTTGAGCTGTTCTTCAATGCAGTTGCGCTGTCAGTAGAGAGGGAGACCGGCGTTATGATTCAGCCGATTCTGAAGCTGCATCATGAAGGCTTCGGGCGCATAGTGCTCATCGCAGGGCGGTTGGTCGCCGTAAACAAGCAGCTGCGCGACGTGCATCGCTTCGGTTTCGACAGTTTCGTCAAGCTGGCTCAGGAGGGGGATAAATATGTCACGGATGGAGTTGACCTGATTCGGAAATTCCCCGACGTGGCGAACTATTGA
- the nifE gene encoding nitrogenase iron-molybdenum cofactor biosynthesis protein NifE, whose translation MSSLAATVQNIFDEPGCAKNGSKSEAERRNGCTKQLQPGSAAGGCAFDGAKVALQPFTDVAHLVHGPIACEGNSWDNRGAVSSGSDLWRTAFTTDLSETDIVFGGEKRLCKAIKEIIDKYDPCAIFVYQTCIPAMIGDDINAVCKAASRRFLKPVIPINSPGFVGSKNLGNKLAGEALLDYVIGTREPDYTTPYDINLIGEYNLSGELWQMKPLLDELGVRILCCISGDGKYREVASSHRARAAMLVCSKSMINVARKMEQRYGIPFFEGSFYGIQDSSESLRQIARLLVERGAPTDLLGRTEALIAREEAWAWGAIEPYKPRFGGKKALLMTGGVKSWSVVAALQEAGLELVGTSVKKSTKEDKERIKELMGHDANMIENMTPREMYEMLKGAKADIMLSGGKSQFVALKAAVPWLDINQERCHAYMGYVGMVKLVEEIDKSLSSPMWEQLRRPAPWEALAKAMEQMQSPATALADPALAEKSRRARKICICNRVDLGTIEDAIYAHRLRSVEAVREHTNAVGGCCQRRIDEILVSEPSAMRQAAE comes from the coding sequence ATGAGTTCACTAGCGGCCACGGTCCAGAATATCTTCGACGAGCCAGGCTGCGCCAAGAATGGCAGTAAGTCAGAGGCTGAACGCAGGAACGGCTGCACCAAACAGCTGCAGCCGGGTAGTGCTGCCGGCGGCTGTGCTTTCGATGGCGCCAAGGTTGCGTTGCAGCCGTTCACCGACGTGGCTCACTTGGTACATGGTCCGATCGCGTGCGAGGGCAATTCCTGGGACAATCGGGGTGCGGTGTCGTCCGGCTCGGATCTGTGGCGCACCGCATTCACAACCGATTTGAGCGAAACCGATATTGTATTCGGAGGCGAGAAGCGGCTTTGCAAAGCGATCAAGGAGATCATCGACAAGTACGATCCGTGCGCCATCTTCGTTTATCAAACCTGCATCCCAGCGATGATCGGCGACGACATCAACGCAGTCTGCAAGGCGGCATCTCGAAGATTTCTAAAGCCGGTGATCCCGATCAATTCTCCGGGCTTCGTCGGTTCGAAGAATCTCGGCAACAAGCTGGCCGGCGAGGCCTTGCTTGACTATGTGATCGGTACACGAGAACCGGACTACACCACCCCGTACGACATCAATCTCATCGGAGAATACAACCTTTCGGGCGAGCTCTGGCAAATGAAGCCATTACTAGACGAGCTTGGAGTACGAATTCTCTGCTGCATCTCAGGCGACGGCAAATATCGCGAAGTCGCTTCATCTCATCGCGCACGGGCGGCTATGTTGGTGTGCTCAAAGTCCATGATCAACGTCGCACGCAAAATGGAGCAACGCTACGGGATTCCATTCTTCGAGGGTTCTTTCTACGGTATTCAAGATTCGAGCGAATCGCTACGGCAGATTGCCCGCTTATTGGTTGAACGCGGCGCCCCGACAGATCTGCTCGGGCGCACCGAAGCGTTGATCGCGCGCGAGGAAGCGTGGGCCTGGGGGGCGATCGAGCCGTATAAGCCACGGTTCGGAGGCAAAAAGGCCTTGTTAATGACCGGGGGCGTCAAGTCATGGTCGGTCGTTGCGGCACTCCAGGAAGCCGGGCTTGAGTTAGTCGGCACCAGCGTAAAGAAATCGACCAAGGAAGATAAGGAGCGCATTAAGGAGCTCATGGGGCATGATGCCAACATGATCGAGAATATGACGCCGCGCGAAATGTACGAGATGCTGAAGGGCGCAAAAGCGGACATCATGCTATCGGGCGGCAAGTCGCAGTTCGTCGCGCTGAAAGCGGCGGTGCCTTGGCTCGATATCAACCAGGAGCGTTGCCACGCCTATATGGGCTATGTCGGAATGGTCAAGCTGGTGGAGGAGATCGATAAGTCGCTCTCCAGTCCGATGTGGGAGCAGCTACGTCGACCTGCGCCATGGGAGGCGTTGGCTAAGGCGATGGAGCAGATGCAATCGCCCGCGACCGCGCTCGCCGACCCGGCGCTCGCCGAAAAGTCGCGCCGCGCCAGGAAGATCTGCATCTGCAACAGGGTCGATCTGGGCACGATCGAGGATGCAATCTACGCGCATCGCCTGAGGAGCGTCGAAGCGGTCAGGGAGCATACCAATGCGGTCGGTGGCTGCTGTCAAAGACGTATCGACGAGATCTTGGTGTCCGAGCCATCTGCCATGCGACAGGCCGCAGAGTAG
- a CDS encoding aminotransferase class V-fold PLP-dependent enzyme, with amino-acid sequence MRSSVIYGDPPHQVKAGTPPIVEAHRFRRRCRLHQFNRQGAEPHARENTARLPGGVSGHQLRAHDRDSGREGPIISFEVKGTHAHDITAMLDRAGVAVRTGAHCAMPLLKCFSLLATCRVSLGLYNTPRLQCSAIEGGSRPQAGWPTSPAAMMMTCTIPCCRAQRELRRLVYARQVTRAVATA; translated from the coding sequence TTGCGTTCCAGTGTCATTTACGGCGATCCGCCACACCAGGTCAAAGCGGGTACGCCGCCGATCGTCGAAGCCCATCGGTTTAGGCGCCGCTGTCGATTACATCAATTCAATAGGCAAGGTGCAGAACCACACGCACGAGAAAATACTGCTCGGTTACCCGGAGGAGTCTCAGGCCATCAACTTCGTGCGCATGATCGGGACTCCGGCCGAGAAGGGCCGATCATTTCGTTTGAAGTGAAGGGAACACATGCGCATGATATTACCGCCATGCTCGACCGCGCCGGTGTAGCCGTTCGGACGGGGGCGCACTGTGCGATGCCGCTGCTCAAGTGTTTCAGCCTGCTGGCGACGTGCCGTGTGTCCCTTGGACTTTACAATACACCGCGACTGCAGTGCTCTGCGATTGAAGGCGGAAGTCGGCCGCAAGCGGGCTGGCCGACATCACCTGCTGCGATGATGATGACGTGCACGATCCCATGCTGCAGAGCTCAACGCGAGCTGCGTCGCCTCGTTTACGCTCGCCAGGTCACGCGAGCAGTTGCCACGGCCTGA
- a CDS encoding CCE_0567 family metalloprotein, protein MSDRETLKAELRKVSAKAIQAKMDLHDLSEELPINWTSIMVVAQKAYDAYAELERKSLALKALENT, encoded by the coding sequence ATGAGCGATCGTGAAACACTGAAGGCCGAACTTAGGAAAGTGTCTGCCAAGGCGATACAGGCCAAGATGGATCTGCACGACCTTTCGGAAGAACTGCCCATCAACTGGACCTCGATCATGGTGGTCGCGCAGAAGGCGTACGATGCTTATGCCGAACTTGAGCGCAAGAGCCTCGCCTTAAAGGCGCTGGAGAATACCTAG
- a CDS encoding aminotransferase class V-fold PLP-dependent enzyme, whose amino-acid sequence MTGHKLYSPTGVGVLYGKSEHWPRCRPSTGR is encoded by the coding sequence ATGACGGGTCACAAACTGTACAGTCCGACTGGGGTCGGGGTACTTTACGGCAAGTCTGAGCACTGGCCTCGATGTCGCCCTTCAACCGGAAGATGA